The segment GTGGTCATCGAGCCCAGTCCCACCTTTTAATCCAATTAAGCGCTCATTGTTAAGTCACTCAAAGTTAATTTTCAATCGAATAACCGTGCCGGATTCCCCCACTTGGACCGTTGTTTCATCAGTTAAATGACGCATGAGCGAGAGGCCCATGCCCGACTCGTGTTGAAGCCGTTTAACGTCCTCAACCTCGGGGAGGTCAGGCACACTCTGCGGGTCGAAGCCCCCACCTTGGTCGGTTATTTCTAAAATGACTTGGCTACCGGTGAGATGACAACGCATGGTCACTCGATCGTTTACTAAAGATTCACCGTGGGCTTCAATAGCGTTGGTGGCGGCTTCCGAAACAGCCAAACGAAGGTCAGTTACCCGGTCGGGAGGCACGCTCGGTTGGCAAGACACAGCCGCCCCCACCACCGAACGCACCAATTGCAGGTACTCCGCTTGGGCAGGGATTCTTAGCTCCACGACGCCAATGGGCTGGTCAGAAGCCATCGCCACTACGTAGGAAAACCCAGCGGACCATTTGCTGCACTTCCCTCTCCTTGGTTGTCGCTTCGTCTTACCTCGCAAATCTAGACCTCCCGTGACCCCGACCGGGGTCATGTCTCTCTTCGCATGGTGGCTGAGCCACTCACCACAATGTCGGGAAACAAGTTTCCGATCATCGGGACATCCGTGGGATCGGTGTAAAACACCTCCACGGTGACCCGGTCACCACGAAAATTTCGTTGCACCCGCACCGCAGCAGGCGAAAAACCCGTGGAGCCGATCACCGCATTTTCAATCTTTCTTGATGAATCGCCAACTGCCGCGGCGCGTGCTCCTTCCCGCGCCGCATGCTCTACCAAAATGGCGCTGCGCACCACCAAACCCACTTGCACTAACGACAAGGCCAAGAACACCACCACCGGGAGCACTAACACCAACTCCACGGTGGCTTGGCCGCTGTCGTTTTTTACGACACGCCGGTGGTTAAACAACTACGCCACCTTACGAATCAGCGAGTTAAGTACCTTGTCAAAAAGTTGCGTCACCTTGCCGGTACCGGTGGCCCAACTGGTAACCAAAATAGCGATAGTGGCTGCGCCTAAAATTAGCAGCACATACTCTGCGGTTGTTTGCCCCCGATCATCAAGGGTGTAAAGGGTTGAATGCCAGCGAACAATACGTGCACGCATAGTGTTTCCTACTTTCATAAAATTGCATCCTCGTCATGTGGGGTTAGAGCCCCCATGAGGAGAATTTTTGAGAAGGGGAAGAAAAATCACAGGCCAACCTCCAGATTGCCCAAAGCGTCGAGCACCATAGGCACCACCGACAGCAGCACGAAAGCCGGCAAAATACAAAGAGCCAACGGGAACAACATTTGCACCGGCACCTTCCGCGCTCGCACCTCTGCCTGGCGCCGAGACCGGGCCCGTAAATTCACCGCCGCCGCATCCAACGCCGGACCCACCGGAGCCCCCAAACGAACCGCCGCCACCAAGGCCGCCACCAAGGGGCGGCCCGGCTCACCCAGTGAACTCCGCAGACCTTCTAAAGCCAAAGCCAAAGGCTCCCCACGGGCCGTGCGATCCATGGCCTCCGACGCCGCTTGAAAAGCCGGACCTTTGCCCCGCTGCGCAGCCTCGGTCAACGCCTGACCAATCGGCAAACCTGCCCCCACCCCTAAACGAATCAAACCCGCCAACCAAGGCAGATCAGCGGCTACAGCAGCTTCCCGCTGGCGGCGAGCCCGACGCTTCACCCAAAGTGGAGCCAACCACACCAACCCCCCGACCGCTAAAGCGGCCACCAGGTGCACCAGCAACAAAAACCCACCCGCCGCCACCGCTCGACCTAACCGCAAATCGGCTTGGACCGAAGCTGGCCGCTGCGCCTTTTTTCGCAACCAACCACCCAATAGTGCCAACCGGTTAGTTCGCAAAGGTTTATCGCTTCCCTTCTTTTTGAGAAGCGGCGCCGGCCGAAAAAACCGACCGCACAAAATCAGTACCCCACACACCCAAAAAATAAATACCAGGCTCACCGAACCACCCCAGAAAAAGACGTAATGCGCCACATCCACCACAAACCCAGCCCATCTAAGGCCAGCCCTATTAAAAGAATCCACCCCGCTGTTCCGCCCCCAACAAGACCACCCGACCGAAACGGAGCCGTCAACACCGCAAAAGCCAGCGGAGCTAACGCCACCACCCCAGCCGAAGCCCGAGCCTGAGTAGCCAACGCCCGAGCCTCGGCGGCAACCGCTTCTTCGTCACGCAAAGCCTCCGCTACCCCAGCCAATAAATCAGCAGGTTCACCGCCCGAAACCAAAGCCAAATCAACCGCCGCCACCACCAAATCAACATGAGTTTCAGGGCGTCGAACACTCCACCGTTCCAACGCCTCACCCAAAGGAGCACCCGCATTAGTATCCGCCGCCACCAACGCTAAATCTTCAGCCACCGGCCCCCCAGTAGTTTGTGCCTCGTTCAACGCATCGGGCAAAGTAGCCCCCGAAGACAACGAACGCACAATCTCATCGAGCACCCCCGGTAACGCCATATTGAACCTTCGGGACGACAAACGAAAACGTTGAACCAACCATCCCCCCAATAAAATGTTTTCCCGCTCCGCCGCCACCCGGCTCATCGGGTTGCTTTGACCAGGTAAACGCCGGCGCCCCATCCTCGGCAACTTTGCCCCCGCAAAAGCCACCACCGTTATCGCGGCCAGAAACCCCGCAGTCATCGGCCCCACCGGTGACCCGATTGATCAACCCCAACAGCCACTACCCCGCCGGTCACCACCATTTTTGTTGCCTCAACTTCACCCGGAGGCCGGACCTCTAAAACATCGGTCACCAAACGGCGTGCCCCCTGACGACCCATTTGCACAATGACATCTACGCTGCCCGCCACCAAAGCATCGGCCACCATGGGCGACAACCCCGGAGCGGCCAGCAACACCATGGTCGACAACCGGCGCAGGGCATCGGCGGCGCTGTTGGCATGGCAAGTAGACAACGAACCATCGTGGCCCGTATTTAAGGCCTGCAACATGTCGAAAGCCTCCGGGCCGCGCACCTCACCCACCACAATGCGATCTGGGCGCATACGCAACGAGTTCCTGACCAAATCACGGATCGTGACCTCGCCGACCCCCTCACAATTGGGGGGGCGAGCCTCGAGACGCACCACATGCGGGGCATCCAACGAAAGCTCTGCCGCATCCTCAATGGTCACCAACCGTTCGCTCTTATCTATAACCCCCGCTAACGCTCCCAACAAAGTCGTTTTTCCCGACCCCGTGGCGCCACTCACCACAATGTTGGCCCGTTGTTGCACCATGGATTGCAGCAGCGAAGCCACCTCAGGTGAAGCAAGTTCAGCCAAAGAAAACCGTCGATTTCCAAAACGGCGAATGGTTACACAAGCCCCATCAACCGCAATCGGCGGGACCACCACATTGATGCGAGACCCATCTAACAACCGGCCATCAACCCAGGGGCTTGCCCGATCCACCCGCCGGCCCGTGGGCGCTACCACCCGCTCCACCAACCGAGCCAACTCCGCTTCATCAAGACGCACCTCGGTGCGTTCTAATTGGCCTTCTCTTTCGACAAAAACCTGGCCGGGGCCATTGACCATGACCTCCGAAACGAGCGGATCCACAAACAACGGTTCCAAAGCCCCCAGCCCAGTGATGCGAGCCAACACGGCATCCACCACTTTTTGGCGAGCCACGTGACCTAACAAAGGGTTATGGCGCAGCACGAGCGCCTCCACCAATGCCTCGGCCTCCGGACCTGTCTCGCCGGTTAGTTGATCTAAAACCTCGGCATGGACAGCGGCGATCAAAGAATTCACGATGCCGCCCCTACCCCACGCAACAACACCCGGGGTGTTCGGCGAGCCAGTAAACCAGAATCCACCGCGCGGGCAATAGCCGGATCTGTCAGCACCCGCATGGTGACCGGAGCACCCACTACCTGTTCTACATCGGCCCGCCCCAAGGCTCGGCCCGGTTCTACGGTGAGCGCCACCTCCGTAGGACGGTGGGTTTGTATCGGGACCCTTCGCAACGCTAAATAACACGCTCGGGTAACCAAAATTGAGCGGTCTGCTGCCGCCAACAAAGGGTCAATGAGTACCTGCGGTGGGCCCGAATGAAACAGATTGCCCGCATCCACCACCACCGTTTGATCAAGACCAACCAAATATTCGGCCATCTCTTTCATCCGCTCAGAAATTACATCATCCCAAGAAGACATGCCTCGACCTACCAGGCGTATCTCTGAGACCTCAGTCGCTAACTGCTCAATTGCTTCGCATTCCGGACCATCAAGGGCCGAACACCAATCGGTCATACCCGGACCTGCACCATCAACACCCAATACCGACGGGAGATCCCCATCGAGGTCCAATAACCATGGACGTTTTCCTGCACGAGCCGAAGACAAAGCCAGCCCCGCTGCTACCACCGTTGTTCCCATGCCGCCTTTAAGCGACCAGCACACCATCAACATCATCAAGCCTTCCAAAAAGAATTGTCAAAGGGAAGTTGACAAAAAGGGGAAAGCAAAAGGGCTCAAAGCCGAGAACCGAACAAGGTCACCCTCAACCGGTGTGGGCACACTACCGCAAAGACCCGCTTAGACCAACCGGTAAAAAGAAGCGCCACGGCGTAAGATTTTACTATGGAAGCGGCTTTTTTTGATCTCGACAAAACAGTGATCGCCCGTGCTTCACTTGCCGCCTACGGCCCGGCCCTCCACAAAGCTGGCTACCTGAGCGCTCCTATGGCTTTGCGCGCCGCTTGGGGACAGTTGCTTTTTCGCTTCTTTGGCGCCGACGAAAACTCTATGGAACGGGCCCGCCGCACCGCCCTCAAACTGGCCGCCGGGTGGGAACAAGAAGGCCTGCGCCGTTTGGTAAACGAACACCTCACCTACGTTATTGAACCCATCGTCTACGACGAAGCGTTAGACCTCCTCAACCATCATCGTGAACAAGGAAGGCTTCTGGTTTTAGTTTCCGCCTCACCAGCAGAAATCGTGCAACCCCTCGCCACCCACTTAGGCGTCGACGAATTTATTGCCACCACTGCCACCATTGACGCCAACGGGCGTTACACCGGAGAAGTGGAGTTCTACGCTCAAGGACCCGGCAAAGCAGAAGCCATCGAAAAACTGGCCATCGAAAAAAACATTGACCTCACCAACTCGTGGGCCTACTCCGACTCGGTTACCGACCTGCCGTTGCTGGAAACCGTGGGTAACCCCGTGGCGGTTAACCCCGACCGGGCACTCCGCAAAGAAGCCACCCAACGCCAATGGGAAATACAGGAATTTGCTCGCCCGGTAGCCCTCGGGCAACGCATACCCATTGAACGCAGCAAATTGCTGGCCGTCGTCGGTACCGTCGGTTGTCTCTTCGGTATCGGATTATTCATCCGTAAGATGACCCGCCGCCAAAAGCGGTGACCATCTTCACCGGTGCGACTAAATAGACCGCACCTTTTTTACTGCTACCGATATCAGTGCGGCTAATGCAGCCAGCATGGCAAACTTTTTCATACGATCAATATAGACCGGGCATGCCACGGCCGCTCCTTCAAGATGGCCTTTCCTGTTTTTAGGCCGTAACGTTCTGCGTGGAGGTGTCTGAGTACCTGGTGGGCTCCCCCGTCTTCAAAGCGGGCGGGACGGGCGACCCCCGTCCGGCGGGTTCGATTCCCGTCCACCTCCGCCAAACAATTTTTACTTTGTTTGGCTAAATGGCCAACAGGTCGCGGGCCCCGGTGTCACTTGAAGGGTGGCGTAACTTTGACATGGCCCGAGCTTCAATTTGGCGAATGCGTTCTCGCGTCAGTTCAAAATAGTCGCCCACTTCTTCGAGGGTGCGGGGTTCCCCTCGATCTAAACCAAAACGGAGTTTTAAGATCTCCCGCTCTCGTTCATCAAGAGGAGCCAACAAGCGGCTGATCTCTTCGGGCAACAACGAGGTGGCCGCCGATTCAAAAGGAGACTCGGCCGCTCGATCTTCAACCACATCACCTAACTCAGCGTCACCGTCTTCGCGCAATGGTTCGCTCAAAGACAACGGTTCGGCAGCAAAGCGCAAAGCTTCGGTGACCTTGTCTTCGGGCATCTCAACCTCTGCCGCCAACTCAGACAAGGTAGCAGTACGACCAAACTTGATTTCTAGGCGCGAACGGGCTTTTTGAAGACGAGCCAGCGTGTCGCCAGCATGCACAGGGAGCCGAATAGTGCGTCCGGTGTTGGCGATACCACGGGTGATGGCTTGGCGAATCCACCACGTGGCGTAAGTGGAGAACTTAAAACCTTTTCGCCAATCAAACTTTTCTACGGCGTGCATGAGTCCTAAGTTGCCTTCTTGGATGAGGTCCAATAAAGGCAAACCGGAAGCCTGATATTTTTTGGCGATAGAAACCACCAGCCGCAAGTTGGATTGGGTAAACGTGCGCTCTGCTTTTTCGCCTCGCTGCAAGTTGCGCCGCAGCTCACGGCGGCGAGCGGGAGTGACGCCGGTTGCCTCATCAAGTTCGGTGCGGGCCTCAACGCCTTTTTCTATCTGCTGGGCCAAACGCACTTCACCCTCTTTGGTCAACAGAGGGTATTGACCAATATCGGTGAGGTACAGCCGTACAAGGTCTTCTTCATCTCGTTCAACCCGATTCTTCGCCACCTAAATCTCCTCCTGGTGAAGTTACCGCCGACACCAGACTTGATCGACGAAAGTGCCCTCATGGCTACTTTGCTGTGGCGTCACTTTACCGACCGACCCGGCGACCACAACGCCAAATAGTGACCTTGGTCACTTTTTTTTAAATTATTTATCCCGTCAGTGGGCGAGCCGCTTGAAGAGTTGAAACAAAAACCTCTTCCAAGGCGCCAGAAACTACAGGAAAATCTTCAAAATCTGCACCAACAAGACCGGCCACGCGAAGAACAGGCGCATCCCCCACCGTGGTCATTGCCGTAGTCAACCCCGCCACATCTTCCTGCCAAGCATTAATTACCAACCCTCCGGCCGCCAAACGTTGGCCCGGCGGCAACGCTTTTAACGCCGTTAAGAACGCTGCTACCTCTGCTGACACCGGCCCATCCAAAACTTGATCTTGCAACAACACCGATTCAGGAACCAGCGCCTTCCACCAAGCCGCCTGCTGTTCGAACCGTCGACCCAACGAACGCATCTCCGGAGCCGCAGATGCATCCAGCCCATCAGAAGCCCACTTCAAACAGTGCTCAGCAAGTTGACTACTCAACCAAGCCATTCCGCCAAAAATACGCGCCCCATCAGCGGTCGAAAAAAAGATCACCCCAAATACCTGTTAACGACCGGCAGACGCCGATCTCGCCCGAAACCTTTAATGGTAACCCGAGGACCCAACGGGGTTTGGCGGCGCTTGTACTCTGCCAAATCAACCAGGCGCACCACCCGATCCACTAAATCTTTCTCAAAACCGTCGGCCACCAAATCAGCTCGAGTGCGATCGCCTTCAATGTAAGCCTCTAAAAGTGGGTCCAAAATTTCGTACGGAGGCAACCGTTGATCGTCGCGTTGATCAGGCCGCAGCTCAGCCGACGGCGTCTTGGTTAAAATATTTTCAGGAATAACCGGGGTGTCCTCTTGTTCATTACGCCAGCGACACAGGTCATACACCCGGGTTTTGTACACGTCACGAATCACCGCATAAGCCCCAGCGGTATCGCCGTAAAGCGTTGAAAAACCCACCGCAGACTCACTCTTGTTGCCAGTAGTTAAAACCAGCCAACCAAAAGCATTCGAGAAAGCCATCAGCAAAACCCCGCGAATACGGGCCTGAAGGTTTTCATCAGTAAAGCCCGGAAGGTCTTCGCCCAAAGCGGGCGCCAACAAATGGTGAAAAGCTTGGTGGGCCTCTTCAATAGCCACCACTTGGCTTCCCAACCCTTGGCGGTCCACCAATTGTTGCGCATCGGTTATTGAATGATCACTGGAATACCGTGAAGGCATCAACACGGCATGCACATGATCGGCCCCTAAAGCATCCGCAGCGATAGTGGCCACCAGAGCGGAATCCACGCCACCAGACAAACCCAAACACACATCACTAAAACCACTTTTCTGCACGTAATCTCGGGTAGCGATTACCAAAGCGGTATACAACTCGGCCTCGGGACTTAGCGGGGTAACAATTGGTGGAGTCAACCGTTCATGACGAGGCACCGAAAGCGAAACGGGCACCACCTCAAGATCGGTTTCCGCAATCGGTTGATCAGGAACCTCAACATCAACCACCATGACCTCTTCAAAAAAACGTGAAGCCCGAGCAACAAAACTGCCCTTCGGGTCAGCCACCATGGAACCCCCGTCGAAAACCAGTTCGTCTTGCGCCCCCACCAAATTGAGATAAACAACCGGCCGACCCGACGACGAAGCAGTAGCAGCCACCACCGCTTGGCGAGCCGAAAATTTTACGTCGTCATAAGGCGAACCATTAACGGTCACCAACAACTCGGCCCCACCAGCGACGAAATCTTCAATCGGGCCATCGGGTATCCACAAATCTTCACAAATGGCCAAACCCACCCGCACCCCGGCGACTTCGAACAACTGCAGCGGCTTGGTGCCTGGAGAGAAGTGGCGGGCTTCGTCAAACACCGCATAGTTCGGGAGTTCTCGCTTGTGGTAAACCCCCACGATTTTTCCCTCATGGCAAACCGCTATGGCGTTATAAACCTGCCCTTGAGGGCCCGTATCGGCAAAACCCACCACCAAAGCACACGACCCGCTGGCCACAGCAATTTCTTCAACCGCTTTTTTACTGTCGGCCACAAAACTAGCTTTCAACACTAAATCTTCGAGCGGATAACCAGTCACCGTCATCTCAGGAAACAAAGCAAGGTCTGCGTCAGCCACCTGAGGCAAGACATCAAGCACCCGCTCAACATTGCCGGCCAAGTCGCCGACCACCATGTTCAACTGGGCCAAAGCCACACGAATGCTTGCCATAGGTAAAGCGTAGCGACCAGTTGCCGCCCTAACCCAAATAAAAAGACACCTAGGTGGTGTACCCAAGTGCCTTTCTATTTTTTGGGGGGACAGGGGTTAAGCGTTAGTAGCCGGAACCGGGAGAGGTTGGATGTTGCCACCAAAAGGGCGGACTGACATGCGTGAACCATCAAGAGAAAGCATTGAACCACTATGGCCAGCATCCATGCCCTTAGGCATTAAACCAGGAGCCATCTTTGGGCGTCGGCCAGCATGATCACCAGGAGTCACCACGGTGTTTATGCGTTCCGTAATTTTGGCCTCAACACCAGCCAACATTTCATCAGCTTGAGCTTGGTCGATCTTGCCGGCCTCAACCGCCGCAGCAGCACGCTCCGTAGCTTGCGCTACCAAATCAGCCACCAAAGCATCGACACCATCGCCGGCGATCTCCGCCAACGTCGCACCATCAACCAACTGCGCACGAAGCTCCTCAGCATCAATACCCAACGACTCAGCAACCACACCTAAACGCTGACCACCACGAGCACCTCGGTGCCCAGCGTGATCCATGGTTGAGGTATCACCTTCTTGAGCGCCGGCCGTGCCCATGGGCGACCAGGCGGCGAGAGCGAAAGACCCGCCGATGAGGGTGGCAGCGGCGGCTGCGCTAATCAGAAACTTTTTCATTGATATTCTCCTTGTGTATGCATGCCCNNNNNNNNNNNGAACAACCACATCATCTCTGTGCTTGGTGAACACCATAAGAGCGCTGTGTTAGTGCTTTGTTAGAGAACCAGAGAAATAACCTCCGCCCAGAAACCGCAAAACCCCGGGGAAAACCCCGGGGCCTCGCAAGAAACAAACGGACTAAGCCAAAGCTTCACAACACGTGTTGGTGATCAACCGGTTGACCACGTAAGGGTCCATGTTGGCGTTGGGGCGACGATCCTCGATGTAACCCTTTTGATCCAAATGGACTTGCCAAGGAATACGCACCGAAGCGCCGCGATCAGAAACCCCGTAGCTGTACTCATCAAAGCGTTGCGTCTCGTGATAGCCAGTAAGGCGTTCTTCGGAACCCGTGCCGTAACCAGCCAAATGCTCAGCAATTTTACCTTCCGCCCCCAATGCTTCACAAGCCGTAATTATCGGTTCGTAACCCTCACGCATCGCTTTAGTAGAAAAGTTGGTGTGCGCACCGGCGCCGTTCCAGTCGCCACGAACTGGTTTGGCATCTACCGAAGCATCCACACCGAAATCTTCGGCAATGCGGTACAACAAGTAGCGAGCAACCCAAATTTCATCAGCGGCGCGCACCGTGTCGAGTGGACCAATTTGGAATTCCCATTGGCCCAACATGACCTCGGCGTTGGTGCCCGAAATGGTTAAACCAGCGTTCATGCAGGCCGTGGTGTGTGCTTCAACAATGTCGCGTCCAGCAATTTCAATAGAACCCACGCCACAGTAATAAGGACCCTGCGGTGCGGGGTAACCCTCAACAGGCCAACCCAAAGGGCGACCCTCTTGGAAAAAGGTGTACTCCTGTTCGATACCGAAAATCGGTTCTTGATCGCCGTACTTCTCGTAAGCAGCAACACAAGCAGCCCGCGTGTTGGTGGGGTGCGGCGTCATGTTGCCATCAGGCAAACACACATCGCAAAGCACCAAAACATCGTTACCGCCTCGAATGGGATCCGGACAAACAAACACCGGACGCAGCACGCAGTCCGAATTGTCGCCCGGCGCCTGATTGGTGCTGGAACCATCAAAGCCCCAAATAGAGAACTCAGTCGTGCCGTCGGGAACAATCTTTGTTTTCGATCGCACGTAAGGAAGCGGCTTAGTGCCGTCAATCCAAATATATTCAGCCCGCATTGCCATATAAATCATCTCTTCCATTTAGTGTTAATAGAAACTTACTCGTTCCCGCCAAAAGACGGGTGAATCACCCAACAGATTATGCCAAGCAGCCATCATCATGGCTTGTCGGAGTTTCCTTTTTGTTGCACAATTGTGAACAGAAGATGAACGATTTGAAATCAATTGGCGCGAACCGATATTTTTCCTCCATGCTGGAGGAGTGGAAACCGAAAAACCTTCTCGACGCAGCCAACAACAGGACTACGTATTACGCACCGTAGAAGAGCGCGGGGTACGTTTAATCCGACTTTGGTTTACCGATGTGCTGGGCCAACACAAGTCAGTGGCTATCTCCCCCGCCGAGTTAGAAGCCATATTCGACGAAGGCCTCCAATTTGACGGATCGGCCATTGACGGGTTTAGCCGCATACAAGAAAGCGACGTGCTCGCTCGCCCCGACGCCTCAACCTTTGAACTCTTGCCTTGGTCCAACGAAAACGAACCCTCCGGCACCGTTTTTTGCGACATCACTAACCTTGACGGCACCCCCTTTGCCGGCGACCCTCGACAGGTGCTACGCCGCAACGTAGAAAAAGCCCGAGCCGCTGGCTTCGAAATGTTTTGCGCCCCCGAAGTTGAGTTCTTTTACTTCGCCAACAACGACCCCTCCGCCCCGCCACAACCCCTCGACCAGGCTTCCTACTTTGACCTCACCACGGCCGACGTTTCTTCAGACCTCCGCAAACGCACCTTGCATATGCTCGAAGCGCTCTCCATCCCCGTGGAATATTCATTCCACGAAGACAGCCCCAGCCAACACGAAATAGACCTGCAATACACCGATGCCATGAACATGGCCGACTCCATCATGACCCTCCGGTTGGCCGTAAAAAAAATTGCTATGGAAAGTGGGGTCTATGCCACGTTCATGCCCAAGCCTCTCAATGGTGTTCAGGGCTCGGGCATGCATACTCATCTTTCGCTGTTCCGAAATGACGTAAACGCTTTTCACGACCCCGACGCCGCAGACGGGCTTTCACCCACCGCACATAGTTTCATCGCCGGCCTTTTACACCACGCCCGAGAAATATCGGCCGTAACCAACCAACTCATAAACTCATATAAACGCATTAACGAAGGCCACGAAGCCCCCCGCTACGTCTCATGGGCCCGCAACAACCGGTCGGCATTAATTCGTGTACCCATCACCAAACCAGGCAAACCCGATTCTGCCCGAGTGGAATACCGGGCCCTTGACCCGGCATGCAACCCCTACCTGGCTTTCTCAGTTCTCCTAGCCGCCGGCCTTCGAGGCATCGAACAAAACTTGTCCCTGCCCGAAGAAGCAACCGCCAACTTGTAC is part of the Acidimicrobiia bacterium genome and harbors:
- a CDS encoding ATP-binding protein → MTPVGVTGGLDLRGKTKRQPRRGKCSKWSAGFSYVVAMASDQPIGVVELRIPAQAEYLQLVRSVVGAAVSCQPSVPPDRVTDLRLAVSEAATNAIEAHGESLVNDRVTMRCHLTGSQVILEITDQGGGFDPQSVPDLPEVEDVKRLQHESGMGLSLMRHLTDETTVQVGESGTVIRLKINFE
- a CDS encoding class III signal peptide-containing protein; this translates as MKVGNTMRARIVRWHSTLYTLDDRGQTTAEYVLLILGAATIAILVTSWATGTGKVTQLFDKVLNSLIRKVA
- a CDS encoding HAD-IB family hydrolase, which produces MEAAFFDLDKTVIARASLAAYGPALHKAGYLSAPMALRAAWGQLLFRFFGADENSMERARRTALKLAAGWEQEGLRRLVNEHLTYVIEPIVYDEALDLLNHHREQGRLLVLVSASPAEIVQPLATHLGVDEFIATTATIDANGRYTGEVEFYAQGPGKAEAIEKLAIEKNIDLTNSWAYSDSVTDLPLLETVGNPVAVNPDRALRKEATQRQWEIQEFARPVALGQRIPIERSKLLAVVGTVGCLFGIGLFIRKMTRRQKR
- a CDS encoding glutamine synthetase translates to METEKPSRRSQQQDYVLRTVEERGVRLIRLWFTDVLGQHKSVAISPAELEAIFDEGLQFDGSAIDGFSRIQESDVLARPDASTFELLPWSNENEPSGTVFCDITNLDGTPFAGDPRQVLRRNVEKARAAGFEMFCAPEVEFFYFANNDPSAPPQPLDQASYFDLTTADVSSDLRKRTLHMLEALSIPVEYSFHEDSPSQHEIDLQYTDAMNMADSIMTLRLAVKKIAMESGVYATFMPKPLNGVQGSGMHTHLSLFRNDVNAFHDPDAADGLSPTAHSFIAGLLHHAREISAVTNQLINSYKRINEGHEAPRYVSWARNNRSALIRVPITKPGKPDSARVEYRALDPACNPYLAFSVLLAAGLRGIEQNLSLPEEATANLYNLTRNEQRDLGVNRLPASLHEALDEMEDSTLMREALGDHIFEWFLRNKRAEWDHYQQQVTPFELERYLPSW
- a CDS encoding sigma-70 family RNA polymerase sigma factor, which gives rise to MAKNRVERDEEDLVRLYLTDIGQYPLLTKEGEVRLAQQIEKGVEARTELDEATGVTPARRRELRRNLQRGEKAERTFTQSNLRLVVSIAKKYQASGLPLLDLIQEGNLGLMHAVEKFDWRKGFKFSTYATWWIRQAITRGIANTGRTIRLPVHAGDTLARLQKARSRLEIKFGRTATLSELAAEVEMPEDKVTEALRFAAEPLSLSEPLREDGDAELGDVVEDRAAESPFESAATSLLPEEISRLLAPLDEREREILKLRFGLDRGEPRTLEEVGDYFELTRERIRQIEARAMSKLRHPSSDTGARDLLAI
- a CDS encoding NAD+ synthase, which codes for MASIRVALAQLNMVVGDLAGNVERVLDVLPQVADADLALFPEMTVTGYPLEDLVLKASFVADSKKAVEEIAVASGSCALVVGFADTGPQGQVYNAIAVCHEGKIVGVYHKRELPNYAVFDEARHFSPGTKPLQLFEVAGVRVGLAICEDLWIPDGPIEDFVAGGAELLVTVNGSPYDDVKFSARQAVVAATASSSGRPVVYLNLVGAQDELVFDGGSMVADPKGSFVARASRFFEEVMVVDVEVPDQPIAETDLEVVPVSLSVPRHERLTPPIVTPLSPEAELYTALVIATRDYVQKSGFSDVCLGLSGGVDSALVATIAADALGADHVHAVLMPSRYSSDHSITDAQQLVDRQGLGSQVVAIEEAHQAFHHLLAPALGEDLPGFTDENLQARIRGVLLMAFSNAFGWLVLTTGNKSESAVGFSTLYGDTAGAYAVIRDVYKTRVYDLCRWRNEQEDTPVIPENILTKTPSAELRPDQRDDQRLPPYEILDPLLEAYIEGDRTRADLVADGFEKDLVDRVVRLVDLAEYKRRQTPLGPRVTIKGFGRDRRLPVVNRYLG
- a CDS encoding CpaF family protein, with protein sequence MVNGPGQVFVEREGQLERTEVRLDEAELARLVERVVAPTGRRVDRASPWVDGRLLDGSRINVVVPPIAVDGACVTIRRFGNRRFSLAELASPEVASLLQSMVQQRANIVVSGATGSGKTTLLGALAGVIDKSERLVTIEDAAELSLDAPHVVRLEARPPNCEGVGEVTIRDLVRNSLRMRPDRIVVGEVRGPEAFDMLQALNTGHDGSLSTCHANSAADALRRLSTMVLLAAPGLSPMVADALVAGSVDVIVQMGRQGARRLVTDVLEVRPPGEVEATKMVVTGGVVAVGVDQSGHRWGR
- a CDS encoding glutamine synthetase, with product MAMRAEYIWIDGTKPLPYVRSKTKIVPDGTTEFSIWGFDGSSTNQAPGDNSDCVLRPVFVCPDPIRGGNDVLVLCDVCLPDGNMTPHPTNTRAACVAAYEKYGDQEPIFGIEQEYTFFQEGRPLGWPVEGYPAPQGPYYCGVGSIEIAGRDIVEAHTTACMNAGLTISGTNAEVMLGQWEFQIGPLDTVRAADEIWVARYLLYRIAEDFGVDASVDAKPVRGDWNGAGAHTNFSTKAMREGYEPIITACEALGAEGKIAEHLAGYGTGSEERLTGYHETQRFDEYSYGVSDRGASVRIPWQVHLDQKGYIEDRRPNANMDPYVVNRLITNTCCEALA